One Oncorhynchus masou masou isolate Uvic2021 chromosome 18, UVic_Omas_1.1, whole genome shotgun sequence DNA window includes the following coding sequences:
- the snphb gene encoding syntaphilin has protein sequence MSAPAPSTRRSVSGSRRFDYCRFIELDYIPMETDYMVSMRPTERGYLTTKSPEWHCRRTAAPVSNRDPYGNASLSSSSTNSGSCKGSDCSPTKGRHMKAYASCTDNHGIRPPPPEQYLTPLQQKEVCIRHLRARLKESVDRLQDRDSEIDALKTQLCRMQEDWVEEECHRVEAQLALKEAHREIQQLKEVVDVVRTSLSSSDTTDTGVQKYFQDINAQNLKLENLLLSMELAQNGVAKEQEAAAARGVAGGSRAGRPGTAGSWPGSSPAASGTGGGGSKSLCGSCDGSPARSLTHSSTYTKLSDQALGDKNGNGLSGEENHDSGFVCCGESHSHRAASSHRADSSHRADSSHRADLLLEAAFLSEETASLLSTYSHLPQSSTYEKLCTGQDRVVPLRCAMGGAGSTNHSCLSHHHLYLHHLREQAVQTESCPVPVGLGYASDLDTITERTFRSQACSPTSTWVSDEGDDLDSVTMTSVTMTTLTATTAEPAPATPLPSSASVSCVVDMASLSVKEDGKMVGELERHIEVVGEGAVGMVEVGKQQEEEEVGLVQLCKQEEVKVLGLVREGKQGEVRELDLYSQREEVLEVKNQRAVEEVRSVEVEEQPHTSQPRSSSLQEIAGVTVVEVDDDEEAEVQGAVGGAEESTSSESGPAVKSYWSRHFLVDLLAVAVPVVPTVAWLCQGARRDGLPIYHFGSLLRGCCTVALSSLRRGGGVRHYPAGTGGGAMGGTEI, from the exons AAGGACAGCTGCCCCAGTCAGCAACAGAGATCCCTATGGCAACGCCtctctcagcagcagcagcactaaCTCTGGCTCCTGCAAGGGCAGTGATTGCAGCCCCACCAAGGG gCGTCACATGAAGGCATACGCCTCATGTACAGATAACCATGGCATCCGCCCCCCTCCCCCAGAGCAGTACCTCACACCCCTGCAGCAGAAGGAGGTGTGTATCAGACACCTGCGGGCCCGCCTCAAGGAGTCAGTCGACAGGCTGCAGGACAG GGACTCTGAGATCGATGCGTTGAAGACCCAGCTGTGTCGGATGCAGGAGGACTGGGTTGAAGAGGAGTGTCACCGCGTGGAGGCCCAGCTGGCCCTGAAAGAGGCGCACAGGGAGATCCAGCAGCTCAAGGAAGTGGTGGACGTGGTGCGCACCAGCCTCAGCTCCAGTGACACCACCGACACCGGCGTCCAGAAATACTTCCAGGACATCAACGCCCAGAACCTCAAGCTGGAGAACCTGCTGCTCAGCATGGAGCTGGCTCAGAACGGGGTGGCCAAGGAGCAAGAGGCTGCTGCAGCAAGAGGAGTGGCAGGGGGGTCTCGGGCTGGAAGGCCTGGGACTGCGGGTTCATGGCCTGGGAGTAGTCCCGCTGCATCAGGGACTGGAGGGGGTGGCTCCAAGAGTCTGTGTGGGTCCTGTGACGGCTCCCCCGCCCGTTCTCTGACCCATAGCTCTACCTACACCAAGCTGAGCGACCAAGCACTGGGGGATAAGAACGGGAACGGCCTGTCAGGGGAGGAGAACCATGATAGCGGCTTTGTGTGCTGTGGGGAGAGTCACAGTCACAGGGCAGCCAGCAGTCACAGGGCAGACAGCAGTCACAGGGCAGACAGCAGTCacagggcagacttactcctggAGGCAGCCTTCCTATCTGAAGAGACAGCCTCACTGCTCAGCACCTACTCCCACCTGCCACAGTCCTCCACCTACGAGAAGCTGTGCACCGGGCAGGACAGGGTGGTGCCCCTGCGCTGTGCCATGGGTGGGGCGGGCAGCACCAACCACTCCTGTCTGTCCCACCACCACCTGTACCTGCACCACCTCAGGGAGCAGGCCGTCCAGACAGAGAGCTGCCCCGTCCCGGTGGGGTTGGGCTACGCCTCTGACCTGGACACCATCACCGAGCGCACCTTCCGCTCTCAGGCCTGCAGCCCCACCTCCACCTGGGTCTCAGATGAGGGAGACGACCTGGACTCGGTTACCATGACGTCAGTCACCATGACAACTCTCACAGCTACAACAGCTGAGCCCGCTCCTGCTACTCCTTTACCcagctctgcctctgtctcctgtGTAGTGGATATGGCCTCCCTATCAGTGAAGGAGGATGGGAAGATGGTGGGAGAGTTGGAGCGGCATATAGAGGTAGTGGGGGAGGGCGCAGTGGGGATGGTAGAGGTAGGcaagcagcaggaggaggaggaggtggggttgGTACAGTTGTGTAAGCAGGAGGAGGTAAAGGTGCTGGGGTTGGTGAGGGAGGGGAAGCAGGGGGAGGTCAGGGAGTTAGATCTATATAGTCAGAGGGAGGAGGTTTTGGAGGTGAAGAATCAGAGAGCGGTTGAGGAGGTGAGGTCAGTGGAGGTGGAGGAGCAGCCCCACACCTCCCAGCCCAGGAGCAGCTCGCTACAGGAGATAGCTGGGGTGACAGTGGTGGAggttgatgatgatgaagaggctGAGGTTCAGGGAGCAGTAGGGGGAGCAGAGGAGTCTACCTCTTCTGAGTCTGGACCCGCAGTGAAGAGCTACTGGAGCCGCCACTTCCTGGTGGACCTGCTGGCAGTGGCTGTGCCCGTGGTTCCCACGGTGGCATGGCTGTGCCAGGGGGCACGGCGCGATGGACTGCCAATTTACCACTTCGGCTCACTGCTGCGTGGCTGCTGCACAGTAGCCCTCTCCTCCCTGCGCAGGGGCGGGGGAGTCAGGCACTACCCCGCGGGCACAGGTGGGGGAGCCATGGGGGGCACAGAGATCTGA